The following coding sequences are from one Rissa tridactyla isolate bRisTri1 chromosome 14, bRisTri1.patW.cur.20221130, whole genome shotgun sequence window:
- the ZBTB43 gene encoding zinc finger and BTB domain-containing protein 43 — protein MESGSSSFRVEFPDFSSTILQKLNQQRQQGQLCDVSIVVQGHLFRAHKAVLAASSPYFCDQVLLKNSRRIVLPDVMNPRVFENILLSTYTGRLVMPAPEIVSYLTAASFLQMWHVVDKCTEVLEGNPTVLCQKMNHGSDHQSPSSSSYNGLVETFELGSGGQTEFHKVQELRDGENEEESSKDELSCQLTEHEYLPSNSSTEHDRLSTGMTSQDGEEGTSDSAEYQYTRPMYSKPSIMSHKRWIHVKPERFEQDCEGVDNPYDEHQVSESMNAIQADHSIQSSGVEDFHIGDKKMEAEFDEQADESNYDEQVDFYGSSMEEFSGERADGNLSAHRQDLMIAAGYGEGIEMATGIKEETSLTGFSHADKLYPCQCGKSFTHKSQRDRHMSMHLGLRPYGCGVCGKKFKMKHHLVGHMKIHTGIKPYECNICGKRFMWRDSFHRHVTSCTKSYQASKAEQSTTEMN, from the coding sequence ATGGAGTCTGGGTCAAGCTCTTTTCGAGTGGAATTTCCAGATTTTTCTAGCACTATTTTGCAGAAGTTAAACCAGCAACGCCAGCAAGGACAATTATGTGATGTGTCCATTGTAGTTCAGGGCCATCTCTTCAGAGCCCATAAAGCTGTTCTTGCAGCTAGTTCACCTTACTTCTGTGATCAGGTTCTCCTGAAAAACAGCAGGCGAATAGTCCTGCCTGATGTGATGAATCCCAGAGTATTTGAAAACATTCTTCTGTCTACCTACACAGGTCGGCTGGTAATGCCTGCTCCAGAAATTGTTAGTTATTTGACAGCAGCAAGTTTCCTTCAGATGTGGCATGTAGTGGATAAATGCACTGAAGTGCTAGAGGGGAACCCAACAGTTCTGTGTCAGAAGATGAACCATGGCAGTGATCATCAGTCCCCGAGCAGTAGTAGTTACAATGGCCTTGTTGAAACCTTTGAACTTGGGTCTGGAGGACAGACGGAATTCCACAAAGTGCAGGAGCTAAGGGATGGTGAAAATGAAGAAGAGAGCTCTAAAGATGAACTGTCATGTCAACTGACAGAACACGAGTACCTTCCCAGTAATTCTTCAACAGAACATGATAGACTCAGCACTGGAATGACAAGTCAGGATGGTGAAGAAGGAACTAGTGATAGTGCAGAGTATCAGTATACTAGACCTATGTACAGCAAACCCAGCATCATGTCTCACAAGCGGTGGATCCATGTGAAACCAGAAAGATTTGAACAAGACTGTGAAGGTGTTGATAATCCCTATGATGAACACCAAGTTTCTGAATCCATGAATGCCATTCAGGCAGATCATTCAATCCAGTCTTCAGGTGTTGAAGACTTTCATATAGGTGACAAAAAGATGGAAGCAGAATTTGATGAACAGGCAGATGAAAGTAATTATGATGAACAAGTTGACTTCTATGGCTCGTCTATGGAAGAATTTTCTGGGGAAAGGGCAGATGGAAATTTGAGTGCCCACAGACAGGATCTTATGATAGCAGCAGGCTATGGTGAAGGCATCGAAATGGCTACGGGAATTAAAGAAGAAACATCCCTCACTGGATTCTCGCATGCTGATAAGCTGTATCCTTGTCAGTGTGGTAAAAGCTTTACACACAAAAGTCAGAGAGATCGGCATATGAGTATGCACCTTGGTCTTCGACCTTATGGCTGTGGTGTCTGTGGTAAGAAATTCAAAATGAAACACCATCTTGTAGGCCATATGAAAATTCATACAGGCATAAAACCATATGAGTGTAACATCTGTGGGAAAAGATTTATGTGGCGGGACAGTTTTCATCGGCATGTGACCTCTTGTACCAAGTCATATCAAGCTTCTAAAGCTGAGCAGAGTACTACTGAAATGAACTAA